A window from Dehalobacter sp. DCA encodes these proteins:
- the rsgA gene encoding ribosome small subunit-dependent GTPase A — protein MLIQGTLMKGYAGFYYVYADDRVWECSLRGRFRVKKQEFIPGDKVMVLPGTGDKATIEKVLERQNSLVRPYIANVDQVLLVFSLKTPDPDYNLLDRLLIQAGEAGISILIVFTKEDLDVGNKTPSVDYRRIGYEVVQVSNRTLTGIDEIAERLKGNVSVLAGPSGSGKSSLINALNPGKTLKTGNVSDKIGRGRHTTRHVELLSVAGGLVADTPGFSSLYLPEMKREELQSYFPEFVRIKHECRFSSCLHDKEPDCAVKEALSESLINSSRYEHYLQFLKEVIEHEKKY, from the coding sequence ATGCTGATTCAGGGAACATTGATGAAAGGATATGCCGGCTTTTATTACGTATACGCCGATGACCGGGTATGGGAATGCTCCCTGCGCGGTCGTTTTCGTGTAAAAAAGCAGGAATTTATCCCCGGCGACAAGGTGATGGTTCTTCCAGGAACAGGGGATAAGGCCACGATTGAAAAGGTACTCGAACGTCAAAATTCTCTGGTCAGGCCGTATATTGCAAATGTGGATCAGGTTCTCTTGGTCTTCTCCTTGAAGACCCCTGATCCGGATTACAATTTGCTGGACAGGCTGCTCATTCAGGCCGGGGAAGCAGGAATCAGCATTTTGATCGTATTCACCAAGGAAGATCTGGATGTTGGAAATAAAACCCCATCTGTCGATTACCGCAGGATCGGCTATGAAGTCGTCCAGGTGTCGAATCGGACTCTGACAGGGATTGATGAAATTGCTGAAAGGCTCAAGGGCAATGTGTCTGTGTTAGCAGGACCTTCCGGATCTGGCAAATCCAGCCTGATCAATGCTCTGAATCCCGGGAAGACACTTAAAACAGGTAACGTCAGCGACAAAATCGGCCGGGGAAGGCATACAACCAGGCATGTCGAGCTTCTTTCCGTAGCAGGAGGACTTGTTGCAGATACGCCGGGATTTTCATCCCTGTACCTGCCCGAAATGAAGAGAGAGGAACTGCAATCCTACTTTCCTGAGTTTGTCCGGATTAAACATGAATGCCGCTTTTCAAGCTGCCTTCATGACAAGGAACCTGACTGTGCTGTAAAAGAAGCCCTGAGCGAGAGCCTTATTAATTCTTCCAGATATGAGCACTATCTGCAGTTTTTAAAAGAAGTCATCGAACATGAAAAAAAATATTAG
- the pknB gene encoding Stk1 family PASTA domain-containing Ser/Thr kinase: MEKMFGGRYEIEEKIGAGGMAIVYRAKDTLLNRTVAIKVLREQYASDEGFIRRFRREAQSAASLSHQNIVSIYDVGRDGNEDYIVMEYVKGQTLKDIIRTQAPLSQDKAIHIVRQIAEALVHAHANNIIHRDIKPQNILIAPDGRAKVTDFGIARAASSATVTHTGDIVGSVHYLSPEQAKGSQTTEQSDIYSLGIILYELIAGRLPYDGDTAITIALKHIQEEVELPGKLVAGVSPELETVIMKALAKSLQDRYKSAAEFLEDLDRIEAGEIIVWEKRQARDHEDTMQTQVHRGLKDKVIPNEAKNDALLRTKKRKKKIPMLVMIAIAALIVVVGTSSGVWVFTHTQVVNVPDLTGKTVEEAKIELTKARLVLGNRTETYSDEIKQGGIVSQSIKPKSEVKAGRSVDIEISKGVEYIKVPNVTTGYPLQENAESTLKEAGFTNITVKTMLSASVSKGHVFGQSVAPGSTWTKNGEIELFVSEGIQPTITAMPDFTGMSLEFTTDYLEKYDMKVMPIMEESDLFPEKAVITTEPKPGKPIQQGSEVTIVVSQGPGPPA, encoded by the coding sequence ATGGAAAAGATGTTCGGAGGAAGATATGAAATAGAAGAAAAAATTGGGGCCGGAGGGATGGCAATCGTCTACCGGGCCAAGGATACATTACTGAACAGAACCGTTGCTATCAAGGTCCTGCGGGAACAGTACGCTTCCGATGAGGGTTTTATCCGTCGTTTTCGCCGGGAAGCGCAGTCTGCAGCCAGCCTGTCTCACCAGAACATCGTTTCGATCTATGATGTGGGCAGAGACGGGAACGAAGATTATATTGTCATGGAGTATGTCAAAGGCCAGACGTTAAAGGATATTATCCGTACGCAAGCGCCTCTTTCCCAGGATAAGGCGATTCATATTGTCCGTCAGATTGCTGAAGCACTGGTTCATGCACATGCCAACAATATTATTCATCGGGATATCAAACCGCAGAATATTTTAATTGCACCGGATGGAAGGGCCAAAGTTACTGATTTTGGGATAGCCAGAGCCGCCTCTTCGGCAACCGTCACCCATACCGGGGATATCGTCGGCTCAGTGCATTACCTGTCACCGGAACAGGCCAAGGGTTCCCAAACCACGGAACAGTCCGATATCTATTCGCTTGGAATCATCCTTTATGAACTGATTGCGGGAAGGCTTCCGTATGATGGAGATACCGCGATTACCATTGCCTTGAAGCATATCCAGGAGGAAGTCGAGCTGCCCGGGAAGCTTGTTGCCGGAGTCAGCCCGGAACTGGAAACCGTGATCATGAAAGCACTGGCCAAATCACTTCAAGACCGCTATAAAAGTGCAGCGGAATTTCTCGAGGATCTCGACAGGATCGAAGCCGGAGAGATCATTGTTTGGGAAAAAAGACAGGCCAGAGACCATGAAGATACCATGCAGACCCAGGTTCATAGGGGCTTGAAGGATAAAGTAATCCCGAATGAGGCCAAGAATGATGCGCTTCTGCGTACCAAAAAGCGCAAGAAAAAAATTCCGATGCTGGTTATGATTGCTATTGCCGCACTGATTGTAGTTGTCGGGACATCCTCAGGAGTTTGGGTTTTCACCCATACACAGGTGGTTAACGTTCCGGATCTTACGGGTAAGACTGTAGAAGAAGCTAAAATCGAATTGACCAAAGCCCGTCTAGTTCTCGGCAACCGGACCGAAACCTACAGCGATGAAATTAAGCAGGGTGGGATTGTTTCTCAAAGCATTAAGCCGAAGAGTGAAGTTAAGGCTGGAAGGTCAGTGGACATTGAGATCAGCAAAGGGGTAGAATACATTAAAGTACCGAATGTAACAACCGGGTATCCACTTCAGGAAAACGCTGAGAGTACGCTTAAGGAAGCCGGTTTTACGAATATTACGGTCAAAACAATGCTGAGCGCTTCCGTTTCGAAAGGACATGTTTTCGGACAATCGGTTGCGCCCGGTTCGACCTGGACAAAGAACGGAGAGATCGAACTGTTTGTCAGCGAAGGGATTCAACCAACGATTACCGCTATGCCTGATTTTACAGGCATGTCACTGGAGTTTACCACGGATTACCTAGAAAAATACGATATGAAAGTAATGCCGATCATGGAAGAATCGGATTTATTTCCGGAGAAAGCCGTGATTACAACTGAACCCAAACCGGGCAAACCAATCCAGCAGGGTTCGGAAGTGACCATCGTTGTGTCTCAGGGACCGGGACCCCCGGCCTAA
- a CDS encoding peptidoglycan D,D-transpeptidase FtsI family protein, whose protein sequence is MNNGIRKIALIMVFSFVFLSLGLVYWQVVKADEMLDNPANRRAVYLEERITRGGIFDRNGVVLAKTEQTADGKVRTYPQGEMFEPLLGYATVKYGSAGLEATEAETLLGMKNPSILRRIQNAFELQRTGNDLILTLDSRLQETAYQSLQGKTGAVVAIDPQNGDVLALVSQPSYDAGAIEQDWDKIIAEEDSPLVNHAFSLFPPGSIMKVITSAAIFQAGLDTTELYDCEGSTVINGQTIQEQNDKAHGWVNYDLALAYSCNTYFAQYGIKAGVNHFLEAVSNFGFGRDIPFDQYVPISSITRDDPLPENLSLNLFAESTFGQGQVMVSPFHMALITAGVANDGKIMVPHLIDSVLDSKQNSIYRRTPEVWLTPLSKEEAEKITSGMVLAVNKGTASPGAISGAQIAAKTGSAEPGGDGDTHAWYIAFAPAENPEIAVAVLVEHGGTGGGAAAPIAKAVIEKALELKEGEN, encoded by the coding sequence ATGAACAATGGAATCCGCAAAATTGCACTGATCATGGTTTTTAGCTTTGTTTTTCTAAGCCTGGGTCTGGTATACTGGCAAGTGGTTAAGGCCGATGAGATGCTGGATAATCCAGCTAACCGGCGCGCGGTTTATTTAGAGGAAAGAATTACCCGGGGCGGCATTTTTGACCGCAACGGCGTTGTTCTGGCAAAGACGGAGCAAACCGCTGACGGAAAAGTCAGAACGTATCCGCAGGGTGAGATGTTTGAGCCTTTACTGGGGTATGCCACAGTAAAATACGGTTCTGCCGGCCTTGAAGCAACGGAGGCGGAAACACTTCTCGGAATGAAGAATCCTTCCATTCTCAGACGGATTCAGAATGCATTTGAATTGCAGAGAACAGGTAATGACCTGATACTGACACTTGATTCCCGTCTACAGGAGACTGCTTATCAGAGTTTGCAGGGCAAGACCGGAGCAGTGGTGGCAATCGATCCGCAAAACGGGGATGTTCTGGCGCTGGTCAGTCAGCCAAGCTATGATGCTGGAGCAATTGAACAGGACTGGGACAAGATTATTGCTGAGGAGGACAGTCCGCTGGTGAACCACGCTTTCTCGTTGTTTCCTCCAGGATCAATTATGAAAGTTATTACTTCAGCAGCCATTTTTCAGGCAGGACTCGACACAACGGAGCTTTATGATTGTGAAGGTTCTACTGTGATTAACGGGCAGACGATCCAGGAACAAAATGATAAAGCGCATGGCTGGGTCAATTATGATCTTGCTTTGGCCTACTCCTGCAATACTTATTTTGCTCAGTATGGGATCAAAGCTGGTGTGAATCATTTTTTGGAGGCTGTGTCCAATTTCGGATTTGGCAGGGATATCCCGTTTGATCAGTATGTTCCGATCAGTTCAATTACCAGGGATGACCCTTTGCCGGAGAACTTAAGCCTCAATTTGTTTGCCGAGAGTACCTTCGGTCAGGGTCAGGTAATGGTTAGTCCTTTCCATATGGCCTTGATCACAGCCGGAGTTGCCAATGACGGCAAAATAATGGTTCCACATTTGATTGACAGTGTGCTCGATTCCAAGCAAAATAGTATCTATCGAAGGACACCTGAAGTTTGGCTGACGCCTCTCAGTAAGGAAGAAGCAGAAAAAATAACAAGCGGCATGGTTTTGGCTGTCAATAAAGGAACAGCATCTCCCGGAGCCATATCTGGGGCCCAAATAGCAGCAAAAACTGGCTCGGCTGAACCGGGAGGAGACGGGGATACCCACGCCTGGTATATTGCTTTCGCTCCTGCGGAGAATCCGGAAATAGCTGTAGCGGTCCTGGTGGAACATGGCGGAACCGGCGGCGGAGCGGCAGCGCCGATTGCTAAAGCAGTCATAGAGAAAGCACTTGAATTGAAAGAAGGTGAAAACTAA
- a CDS encoding FtsW/RodA/SpoVE family cell cycle protein, whose amino-acid sequence MLHRLSLRVLTLVILWMGLGVLKLDDMSESGFFLQGAVFSFLILAGALFEIFFCYQGDPYLLPVVQTILAIGLVFLARINPAQAADQFIWANLGLIIYYAVFFILRDYRKLGEYQYLWGMLALLMLLLTLIFGTTINGATSWFRFAGVGFQPEELVKVALLLFLASYLSDNKELLRFGTIQVGRLSLPDAKTMGPFVFIGVFVLGLLGAQKSLGTALVFFLLMVFILYVATERLLYLVVSVPLVMATGAAGYFLFDHVRVRVATWINPWLDASGGAYQISQSIFAISGGRLLGTGLGNGIGAYQIPNADTDFIFSVIAEEIGFIGAMAIISLFIIVVMRCFCVSTRAVDRFGQILAAGIGILIGVEALIILAGVTKMLPLTGLPLPWMSYGGSSMVGHFLLLGILAGISHSSAFSVSQIPIGKQADAL is encoded by the coding sequence ATGCTACATCGTCTATCTTTGAGAGTTCTGACTTTAGTAATTCTATGGATGGGACTCGGTGTACTGAAACTGGATGATATGAGTGAAAGCGGTTTTTTCCTGCAAGGAGCTGTATTTTCTTTTTTGATCCTAGCAGGTGCCTTGTTTGAAATATTTTTTTGCTATCAGGGAGATCCGTATCTCCTGCCGGTAGTTCAGACCATCCTCGCGATTGGCTTGGTTTTTCTAGCAAGGATCAATCCTGCCCAGGCGGCGGACCAATTTATCTGGGCGAATCTGGGCTTGATCATTTACTATGCTGTCTTTTTTATTTTACGAGATTACCGCAAGCTTGGTGAGTATCAGTATCTCTGGGGAATGCTGGCCTTGCTTATGCTTCTGCTGACGCTGATATTTGGGACCACCATCAATGGTGCGACAAGCTGGTTTAGGTTTGCCGGGGTGGGTTTCCAGCCCGAGGAGCTCGTCAAAGTGGCCCTGCTTCTTTTCCTGGCATCCTATTTAAGTGATAATAAAGAGCTTTTGCGTTTTGGAACGATTCAGGTTGGGAGACTTTCTCTGCCTGATGCCAAAACAATGGGCCCGTTTGTTTTTATCGGCGTATTTGTTCTCGGATTGCTGGGTGCCCAGAAAAGCCTTGGAACGGCGCTGGTATTCTTCCTTCTTATGGTGTTTATCTTGTATGTCGCAACCGAAAGACTGCTTTATCTCGTGGTTTCCGTTCCGTTGGTCATGGCGACAGGGGCAGCTGGTTATTTCCTGTTTGATCATGTCCGCGTAAGGGTTGCTACCTGGATTAACCCGTGGCTGGATGCCAGCGGCGGGGCTTATCAGATCTCCCAGTCGATCTTCGCCATAAGTGGGGGAAGGCTTCTGGGGACAGGTCTCGGAAATGGGATAGGTGCTTACCAGATTCCGAATGCGGACACTGATTTTATCTTTTCGGTGATTGCTGAGGAAATTGGTTTTATTGGCGCAATGGCAATCATCAGTCTGTTTATTATTGTCGTAATGCGCTGTTTCTGCGTCAGCACCAGAGCTGTGGATCGGTTTGGCCAGATCCTGGCGGCGGGAATAGGCATTCTGATCGGTGTGGAAGCGCTGATCATCCTGGCCGGGGTGACCAAAATGCTTCCGCTTACAGGTCTGCCTTTGCCTTGGATGAGCTACGGGGGAAGTTCCATGGTCGGACACTTTTTACTCCTTGGGATTCTGGCCGGCATTTCTCATAGCTCAGCTTTCTCCGTGAGTCAGATACCAATCGGAAAGCAGGCAGATGCCTTATGA
- a CDS encoding Stp1/IreP family PP2C-type Ser/Thr phosphatase — protein sequence MKAVRIYETGCVRKNNEDYFLILPEESFFAVADGMGGHNAGEIASRIAVEQLEEKAAELKSSDIQDMQDWIVQAVNQANREVYEVSLRTEGTEGMGTTLTALMIYDNKAVVGHVGDSRIYLWRNQTLTLLSEDHSMVNELVRLGELTEEKAKNHPHKHVLSRALGVELNIDVDCFQLKVQDGDVFLLCTDGFSNEISDQEIAAEFSEAKSWDDHLETLKNVVIERGAPDNFTAICCIVER from the coding sequence ATGAAAGCAGTTAGGATTTATGAGACCGGTTGTGTTAGAAAAAACAATGAAGATTATTTTCTTATATTGCCGGAGGAGTCATTTTTTGCGGTGGCCGATGGAATGGGCGGACATAATGCCGGGGAAATAGCTTCGAGGATCGCGGTCGAACAATTAGAGGAAAAAGCAGCTGAATTAAAATCTTCGGATATTCAGGATATGCAGGACTGGATCGTTCAGGCTGTGAATCAGGCCAACCGTGAAGTATACGAGGTATCGCTTCGGACTGAAGGGACGGAAGGCATGGGAACAACCCTGACTGCTCTGATGATCTATGACAATAAAGCCGTTGTTGGCCATGTGGGCGACAGCAGGATTTATTTATGGCGAAATCAGACCCTCACGCTCCTGTCGGAGGATCATTCCATGGTAAACGAACTTGTCCGCCTCGGAGAGCTGACGGAGGAGAAAGCCAAAAATCATCCGCACAAGCATGTTTTGTCCAGAGCGCTGGGTGTGGAGCTCAACATTGATGTAGATTGTTTCCAACTTAAAGTACAGGACGGAGATGTTTTTCTTCTGTGCACGGATGGCTTTTCGAATGAAATTAGTGATCAGGAGATTGCTGCGGAGTTTTCCGAGGCTAAATCATGGGATGACCATCTCGAAACCTTGAAGAATGTTGTGATCGAACGGGGGGCTCCGGATAATTTTACGGCAATATGCTGTATTGTGGAGCGGTGA